A region of the Arenibacter antarcticus genome:
CATTTCCTCCAAAGCCATATGACAAGCCATCAGGATTGCGTTTTGAATAATCAAGTGCAACTTCAAGTCCTTTGTTGGTAATGGTCATGTCAGGAACATTTGTCCAATAGGTTGGAGCTGGTACAATAGGATCTACCGGTACAACCTCCAATAAGATGTTATCGGAGACTTTATGGAAATAATCCACCGTACCTGTTAAACTACCATCGAACAATCCAAAATCGATACCCACATTAGATTGGGTTGAAACCTCCCATTGAATGTCTGGGTTGGCAAAACGAGTATACTCAGATCCCACTGGATAAGCACCATTCTGATCTATTGGATAACTTACATTACTAGAGTTACTAACTCTAAAGGAGGCTTTTGTAATTTTCCCCGGAATTTCTTGGTTACCAGTTTGTCCCCAGCCTGCACGCAATTTTAAATCGCTAAAGATGGAGCCCTTCATAAAGTCTTCTTCAATTATTCTCCAAGACCCTGCAAAAGACGAGAACAATCCATATTTGTTGTTTTTACCAAATTTTGAGGATCCATCTGCTCTTACCGTTGCAGTAAAGAGATACCTGTCCATAAAGCTCCAATTGGCCCTACCAAAATAGGACTGTAATTCGTCTTCAAAGGTATTTCCAGTAGGTCTATGGTCGGTAATATTGGTATCCCCACCTAGACCTGGGTTGTCACGAGGGTCTATACCAGTATCAGATGGAAATTCGTCTATTGACCAACTACTATTTCTTGCAAATGTTTTTTGATAGGAGTGACCTCCTAGAACACTTAGGTTGTGCTTTCCAATATCAAAAGTATAAGTCAAGTAGTTCTCAATTAGGTTATTTTCATATTTTCCAAAGGACTGTCTTAAAAAGCCTAAATCATTTCTATCACTATTGGCGATAGTTTGCTGATCCCTATCTGAAGATCTATTTTCATAGCCATAATTAAGTTTGTATACTAGACCATCCAAAATTTCGAAAGAAGGTGCTATGTTGATCAATATTCTTCGAGATTCAGAAAAGTCTCCATTATATTTATTGGACAATAAAGGATTGTTCCAATTAAGCGGATTGTTAATTTCCCCATCAGCAGTATACGCGTTAAATGTAGGATTGGTGGAATACCCTAAATTATTGTTTCTGGATTGATCGGTAAGTGTTGTATTTAAATTATAATCAATTCTTAATCGATTATCCAATAATTTTTGGGTTACGTTGATCCTGGCACTTGTTCTTTTTAGGTCGGAATTATATACGATCCCTTCCTGATCTTGAAGGCCTAAGGAAGCATAATAATTTAATTTATCGGTGCCTCCAGATAAAACTAGGTTGTAGTTTTGCGTAATCGCTGCCCGGGTCAGTTCCTCTTGCCAATCTGTAGAGCCTCCTCCATCTATCAGTTCACTCCCAGGAATTGCCGCCACTTGCTTACGGAATTCATCAGCACTGAATACATCCAATTTACGAGCAAGTGTAGAAACACCTACACTGGTAGAAAGTGATATTTTTGAAACACCGGCCTTACCGCTTTTAGTTGTAATAATAACCACTCCGTTAGCACCCCTTGAACCATAGATTGCTGTTGCCGAAGCATCTTTTAGCACATCAATGGATTCAATGTCATCTGGATTTATAAAATTCAAAGGACTTTCCCCTGAACCTGTACCTGCCAAACCAAGTGGAAAACCATCCAATACAAATAATGGTCCTGACCCTGAACGGATAGTTCCCTGTCCACGAATAACAATTCGCTGGCCACTGCCAGGCTCCCCACTTGAAGAGGTGACATTTACACCTGCAGCTTTACCCTGAATAAGTTGCCCCGCATTATTAACCACTCCTTTATTGAAGTCTTCACTAGTCACCCGTTTAACAGCACCGGTTACATCCTTAATATTTTGCGTTCCATAACCTACCACCACCACCTCATCCAATTGGGATGAGTCTTCTTGAAGTACTACGCTCACATTGGCCTGACCGTTGAGTAAAATTTCTTTACTGGCATACCCTAAAAAAGATACCGCAAGGATTGCGTTTTCATTGGACACTTGAATAATGAAATTACCATCAAAATCGGTTGTTGTTCCATTCGAAGTTCCTTTTTCTAAAACGGTTGCACCTGGTAAGGGAACATTCCCGTCATCGAATACCGTCCCAGTAACTTTTGTCTGCGCCCATGAGGTCATTGTTATGACCATCGCAAAAAATAGGATCAAAAATTTAATTTTCCTCATAATTGTTGGTTTAGTAGTGCGTGTTTAATAACTAATTAACAATAAAAAAGGAAGCCCCAGAATTATTCCATCATAAAACTCTATGCAAAGGTTTGCATAAGTTGCTATTACTTAATTCGTTAACATTTATGAGACCTAATACAAGTCATTGAAGATTTTATAAAGTGTTTCTTTTCTTAAGCTTGCCCACTTAAAGTCTGCCAGTAATCCATAAAAATACATTGCCATTGGAATTCAGCAATAAGTATTGCCACCTAAAAGCCTCCCGATCAAATGGCCAATGACTGACATAAATCGTCATTTATATTCCTTTTTTATTGTTTATTTAGCGTCAAAACTAGTACTAAAAACAAGATGAAAATGGCAATTTAGATAGCTTTACATTGGCTTTACCATTTCATAATACTACAATGCTGGGTGTCCAAATTAGATTTGGGAATTTAAGATCTTTCCCAAGGTGCCGTTAAAAGTCAAAAGTGTACATAATACCAATACTGATGGTGTTCCAAGATTTTTCTTCCAGTTTTATTCCCGTGTAGGAAACATGGGCTTCGGCCTGTGCGCCCATTAAATATCCCAAGGTAGGCCTGTAGTAGAATCCCCCTTTGTTCCCCTCGTTTATACCTAAAGCCTGACCAACATCCGCTCCAAAGGAAAAGGAATTGGAGAGCCATATTCTCACCGAACCAGCCAAAGGAACAAACTGAATACTGGGTAAATCCGCTCCATAATCCAAATGATATTTTTCTGAAAATCCATGTACAAATCCGGTCATTACGCCAAAATCTACCACCTCTCCCAGTGCAAATCTATAACCTACATCTAACCCCAACACAATACTCGCCTCTTCTTTAAATTCATTTATGGGTAAGCCCCCATGAATTCCTATTTTCATTCCACTTTGACCATAAAGGCCCATTCCTAGGATACAAAAAATGAGGATTGTGATACTTTTTTTCATGTTTGGTGGTTTACATATCCCTATTGAAGGAGATTCTATTGGTTTCCCTAAATCTAAAACCTTTGCTAAACAGGACACTATTTTTGTTGTAAAACGGACAGAAAAAGTGGTGGGATAATCATTTTGGTCCTTACTGCGCATTTTAAGCGATAAAAGATGCTCTTACGGGATACGATCCCAAACCCTTAAAAAATGGATCCACACTCACACCCCAATTAACTATATACTAATAAGTTATCTATGGATCATGATCAATTATTGTGTTTATGCAAAAATTATGGTTAATCTGTAAAGGAAGAATTCTATATTTTTCACAGCTCCAAACTGTGCCCTAAAGGCTTTAAAAATCTTATACCCCAAGGTAGTTATCTAGTAAGTAACGGGTGGTTTGTGGTAATGGTAAATCGGATCTTGACTAATTGTTGTGTTTATGGAAAAAAATGCAATTTATGTGTAAATACAAATTTTACATTTCAAATACATTTAACAGTGTTTTCATTTGATTGTTCTTTCATTTTACTCAAGGTGATTTTTATTTTTTTTATCGGTTTTCGTGAATCTCCGATTTCTTTGCTTGTCCAAAGAAAACGAAACAAAAGAAAAGACACCTTCTCCTATGAATTTTTTAGATCAAATCTAAAAATCGGCTTCAAAACTCCGGGCTTTTTTAAAAAACAAAAAGCTGGATCTCGGAGCTTTTGAAACCTATTCTACGGATTAGGAAAGACAGGCGAGTAGCTTTCAATACAGGGTTTTAGCCTACTTTTCCCTTTATTAGTAATTCAAGGAGTTTCAACGTTGGCCGAAGGAAGGCGTCCGGCAGCGTATCTTCACCTTAGTGAAAGCGGCCTAGTTGCTGTAGCAGCAAGACAAAAACGGCACCCCTATAACTTTAACAAAATTTAGGAGCGCTGTTAACTTTATTTAAGAAAATTTAAAGCAACATTCCCCTCTCTACCTTATCTTTGCCCAATAAACCAACAGAAAACTGTTGGTCCTTTTTTTTTAAAAAAATTTGATTGAGAACATGAATGTTATGGAATTTTTAGAACCAATAATGCGTTTTATGGATAATTATCCACTTATCTCTATTGCTTTTTGCCTATTGATTGGCATTGGAGGGATTGCCCATGAAGTAAATAAAATCATGCAGAAAAAAATTAATAAGCCCCAAGTTTAGCCATAAACCGGGGAAGCCCCCTCTTACTCCTTCATTCTATAACTTAGGGATCTTTAGCAAGCCTACGGACTTTCGTTTTCACCTAATGAAAACCATACCACACTTCTAAAATATACCTCTAAACCCTATGGTACCAGGTCCCATTTCTAGGTTCCAACTAATCCTATTTTTGGAAAATTTATTTTCCTCCCCAGAATTTTTCAAGAATTTATCAATAGAATCCACTACTACCACGCTTACCGCAACACTTAAGGCTACATCGGTAAGCCAGTGGGCACCACTCCACAATCTAGACACCGGGGAAATCATCCCAAGGGTATAAAATCCGCCTTTGACCCATGGGTTATTAAACTGCTTGCCTATGGCATAAAAGGTAGTAAAAGACAAAATAGTATGTCCTGAGGGAAAACTATGGTAACCCGCCTCCTTACTAAACGGTTTAAAACTCGCTTTTCCCAGTCCAGCGACAGGCCTTGCGCGTCCTACGAAAGTTTTGCTTATGCTCTGAATTATCCCTACGGTTGCGGAAGCAGAAAGCAAGAGTACTCCCGTCCGTCGTATTTCTTCATTCTTGCTAAAGAGACCGAATAAATACACCCCACCGTTTATAGAATAATTGTACAAGGGTTTACCTAGGTAATACCCCGTTTCTTTAAGCAAACCGGGGACATCATCTTCCTGCTTCCTAAACCAATCGGAGCTATCCTCGTCAAAGGTATACAATGCCGCACTCCCCAATATTATGGCCCCTGCGTTAAGAAAATCCTTACTTTTCCATTGTAGCGGACGTGAGTAGGCATATTTTAAACCCCCGAAAGCACTTTTAGCATCAGCAACTAGCAATTCCTTAGTACTTAATGTATCCTGCGCAGTTCCCAAAAAAGCATTAAGCAGAAAAAAAAGACTAAAAAACAAACTCTTAAAAGATAGGATACCATTCATTTAGCAACAGATTAAAATTAGATATTACAAAGCAATCCCTTTAGATTGTACTGTTCATTACCGCCTTGTTCCATCCTTCTAACAAAAGTAAGTATTTTTAGTAGCTAAATCGAGCTGCACTAAAGTGAATAGATTAAACTATTTTTGACACCAATTACGTCAATACATTATTCCAAAAAAGAAATAAAAGTGGAATGAGCAGGGTCAGTTTTCTAGGCCAACAATTAATTTTAGTGGCTAAACCTTTGGGAATTGGAGGGACACTAACATATTAATACTATTTTAATATTTAAAAAAACTACTAATGCCGAAGCTTGAAATAGTATATGAAAACAACGATTATATCGTGGTAAATAAAATGGCCGGACTTATTAGTGAGAAGAGTCCTTTTGAGGAATCTACAGTTGAGAGTCAAGTTCTAAACCACCTTTTAAAAAATAAACGAAAACCCTATATTGGAGTAATTCACAGATTGGATCGCGTTACCAGTGGCGTCTTGATCTTTGCTAAGAAAAAAAGTATTCTTGTGGAATTTAATACTCTATTTAGTAGCCGTAAAGTTCAAAAAACCTATTTGGCCATTGTTAAAAACAAGCCCCCAAAAGACAAAGAAAGCTTAATTAATTTCCTCGTTAAAAACAACCTAGAAAAAAGAGCCGATATAGTCCAATCTAAATCCAAGGACTCCCTACAATGCATTCTTTCCTATAAAGTGATTGGCAAAAACGATTTTGGTTATCTTTTAGAAATTAAACCAAAAACTGGCCGATTCCATCAAATACGAGCTCAATTAGCACATATAGGGCTCCCTATTATTGGAGACGAAAAATACGGATCAGACCAAGAATACGTCCCGCTATCCGTTTGCCTTCACGCATGGAAATTAACTTCTCAAGAATTTGGCCCTAAAGAATTGCAAACCTTCGAAGCTCCATTTCCAAAAAATGATTTTTGGAAATTCTAGTCCTTTTATAATGCTACTCCGCTTAAGGAACTCCTATTAAATAGGGGCTACCGTTTCGACTTACTGATTGCTAAAAGGGTGATAAACAAAGTAATACTCACAATTCCTAACGCCTACAATCGGTTACTAAATGATGGTAACATCGAAAAAAAGGTAAGATTTAATAAAAACATACTGAAAACATTGTAAAAAAAGAAAATGAAATCGCTCATTTTTAGGGGTTAAATCTTAATTTTTTTAACAAAATATGACGGCTTCTAAAGAAACTCCTGTAAATTTGTAGCCCCTAAATTAAATTGTACAATACAAATTACCCAGTGATTATATCCCATTGAATTAGAATGGTATGTAGATCTGTTACAATCATGAGAAAAACCTACTTTTTAAGTGCACTTTGTGTTATCATGGTGTTCAATACCCTATTGTTTTCAAATACATTTCAGTTATCGGATGTATCAAAACTGAAGACTCTTTTTGTTAGCTCCAATACTTTAGAAGCCTCTATATCTGGGGAAGCTAGTGTGTGTATAGACGATAACCGTCCCAAGGTGACCATAACTGTTCAGGGTGGTGAAGTTCCCTACGAAATTGTATATACTGTAAATGGTGAGGTACTTACTGTAACCCATCACAAACCTGAATATACAATTTTTGTTGAGACCAGCTCCTTAGGGTCCTTTACTTATTCTTTAGTATCGGTAAAGGATAGTACTTCCCCAACTCCTCAAACGCTTCAAGTTGATGAAGATGATGTTACCGTTAAAATTACGGCGGCACCGCAGATTACGGAAATTTCCTTTGACCAAGACGTTTGCTCAGGTGAAGAGGTTATTTTCTCTGCTTTGGTAGACGGGGATGAGCCTCTTATTTACTTTTGGAATTTCGGGGATAATACAACAGCTACAGGTCAAAATGTGAAACATACCTTTAACGGTTTAGGCTGTGGGCAGAAGGAGTATACGGTCTCTTTAACCGTAACAGATCAGAATGGTTGTGCCGTAAGTGAACAGCGAACAATTACTGTAAAGGAAAGACCAGAAATTAACTTTAAAGATGTAACCACTTATTTTCCAGAACAGTATTTTAACAATTGCGGAAAAATTTCAGCAAACAATCCCAATTACACTATAGGAGTAGAAAATTTAACGACATCGAATTGTGTCACTTCTTATAAAATTGATTGGGGAGATAACAGTAGTTCTGAAAATGTAAGTTTTCCTATGGAACACACCTATACCAGCTATGGAGCTTTTGAAATGACTATAACTGCTACAGGTGATAATGGTTGTGAAAGCACAAAAACCTACACGGTTAAAAATGTATCCAATCCAGCAGGTGGGATTTCGAGCCCCGGTGGTACACAAAATATTTGTGCTCCTACCGAAGTAATCGAATTCCTTATTTCCAATTGGGGTGCTAATTCCTTAGACACTGAGTATATAATAGATTTTGGCGATGGAAAATCTACAACATATACCCAAAGGCAGATGCAGAACTCAGAGTTCTACAATACGCTAGACCCCTATAATTCAGCAAATTACCCCGTTTTTCATTCCTATGCCGAAACCTCTTGTCCTGGTGAGTATACTGTAAAAATAACGATTAGGAATGCCTGTAAAGAAACAACGGGAACAATTGCGAATATTCTAGTGCTTCAAACCCCAGAGGCCGATTTTATGGTACCAACGGCGGGCTGTACCGATTCAGAAACAATTCTGGAGAATACCACTTCGGTAGGCTATGGTGCAAGTTGTAATAAGTCCATTTTGTATACTTGGGACTATGGGGACGGCAGCCCGGTAGAAGAGCTATTTTCCGATGGTGCTACTAATGGAGATGGGCGACATAATTATAAACTTCCTGGGACATATACCGTTAAGCTAACCGCCGATAATGGGGTGTGTCAGAAAACAGAAATAGAAAAAGAAATTTGTATTGAAGCTCCCTTGGTACCCGACTTCAATATAGACATCCCTCTTGGTTGTGGCCCTTTAGAGATCCAAACAACCAATACAACAGACGATAATGGGCAATGCCAACCAGCCACCTACGAATGGTCGGTAGAATTTTCGAATGATTTTTGTGGTAATGATCCGGCTATCTGGAACTTTACCAACGGAACCGACAAAACTTCCAAAAACCCGACTTTCAATTTTGAAACCGCGGGCACCTATACCATTTGGCTAACCGCTAAAAATTCTTGCGGGGAATTCAAAAACGTTAAGGAGGTACAAGTTACAGCCCCGCCTCAAGTCAGTATAAACCCTATATCCGATAGCTGTGGAACTACTGTAATTAAGCCAACAGCCGAGGTAGACCACTGTAGCCCTCTAATAGACCAAACCACCTATCTATGGGAATTTCCAGGAGGAAATCCATCGACCTCCAATCTGGCCACCCCTCCCGAAATAACCTATGATACTCCGGGAGCATACGAGCTGTCTTTAACCGTTACTAACGCATGTGGTTCAGAAACAACCTCTGAAAAATTTATTATTAACCCTATTCCCGCCCTTACCAATACCACCCTACAACAGGAAATATGTTCTGGCAATACTATGGAAGCCATAGCACTAGAATCATCCACGGATACTACAACCTTCAACTGGACCTCTACAGCAACATCTGGAATATCGGGACATGAAAGTTCGGGAAATGGAAGTGAAATTCCAGCTGCAACCTTAACAAATAGCAATAATACCGTAGGTTCGGTAATTTATACCATCACTCCAGAAAGAGAAGGATGTATTGGGCAACCGGTAGATTATTCTATAACCGTAAATCCTAGTCCATCTATAAATCAGCAACCCATAGGGGAAACCCTTTGCCAAAATGGCCCTAGTCCAATATTAGAAATTGGGGTTGCCAATGCAATTTACCCGGTACAATACCAATGGTTTGAAAACGATAGTGAAAACTATCTAGGAGCGCAACCAATTATCGGAGCAGTCAGTAGCACCTACGAGGTACCAACTACAGCGGTAGTTTCCAAGTACTACTTTTGTGAAATTAGCTTTGCCCAAGGTAGCTGCGATGCCCAGAGAAGTGATATAGTGATGGTGGCCATACAGCCCCAACCAGTAATTACAGGACAACCAGCGACTAACCAAGAATTGTGTATTGGTGGAGCATTGACGGAGGCACTTCAGGTGACTTATAATGGCGGGGAGGGAACTCCCTTGTTTCAGTGGTTTAAAAACACCAATAATAGCAACAGTGGGGGCCAAAAAATTATTGGAGCTACTTCCGATAGCTATACACCCAGCGTTTTTGAAGCAGTAGGCACTTATTACTACTATTGTGAAATTGGTTTCGATGGAAGCGGATGCGGCAATGTCACCAGTGAAGTGGCATCGGTGACTGTAGTCCCAGATCCCGTCATTAACAAACAACCTTTGGCCAGCCAGACCTTGTGTCAGGATGCCAACCCTGCTCCTTTAACCATAGACGTTTCTGGAGGAGTCAATACCTCTTATAGCTATCAATGGTATAGCAATACCACCAATAGCAACACTACTGGTACGCCGCTTAACAATGCCACACTAAGTAGCTTTACCCCATCTACCAATGTTGCAGGAACCGTGTATTATTATTGCGAAGTAACCCAGGCAGCCGGTGCCGGGTGTGCCATAAATAGTGAGGTAGCTGCCATTGAAGTAAAAGAATCCCCTATTATTGACCAACAACCACAAGGTAGTGCAGTCTGTGTTGGTGGGAGTCCTACTATTTTGGAAGTAAGTTTTAATAATGGGCTAGGCTCGGCCAGTTATGAATGGTATAAAAATTCAGAGAACAACACCACTACAGGGGCTGTAATTCCTGGAGCTACTAACCCAACTTACCAACCTGTGGCTAGCGAACCGGGAACTACTTATTATTACAGCATAATCAGTTTATCGGAGGGTGGTTGTAACTCCATAACCTCCCAAACTGCGATGGTAGAAGTTACCCCTCAGCCCATAGTGACTTCTCAACCCAAGGCGCAACAACAATTGTGTGTTGGTGGCGTACTAGAGAACCCATTGGAAGTAGCTTATAGCGGAGGTTCGGGTGAGGCCACATACCTATGGTACCAAAACACTGAAAACAACACTACTAATGGCAGCCCAATAGTAAGTGCTACAGTTAGCAGCTATGAGCCGCCTTCTTTTAACAGTCCTGGTGACTATTATCTATATTGTATTATCACTTTTAAGGGCAGTGGTTGTACTAGTATTGTTAGTGAAATGGCCCAAGTTACTGTGGTTCCCGATCCCATTATCGACAAACAACCTTTGGCCACCCAAACCTTGTGCCAAGATGCCACCCCTGCTCCTTTAACTATAGAGGTTTCAGGAGGAGTCCATACCTCTTATAGCTATCAATGGTATAGCAATACAAGCCATAGCAATACTGGAGGCACGCTACTTAACCAAGCTACACAAAGTAGTTTTATTCCTTCCACCAATGTTTCAGGAACTGCGTATTATTACTGTGAAGTAACCCAGGCAGCCGGTGCAGGGTGTGCCGTAAGCAGTACTGTGGCTATGATTCAGGTAAACGATGCGCCAACCCTAACGGAACAACCACTATCTTCTACACTTTGCCTTGGCGAGACCGTAGATGATCTAAAAATTTCTTTTGCCAATGGGGTTGGAACGCCTCAATACCAGTGGTATAGTAATACTGTAGATAGCAGTAGTAATGGAAAACTAATAGCGGGTGCTACTTCGGCAAGCTTTTCTCCAAACCTAAGTGCAGTAGGCACTACTTATTACTATTGCGAATTGGTTTTTACCAGTGGTAGTTGTGCTAAGGTGACTTCAGAGATTTCAAAAATCAGCATTCTTCCAATTCCTGACATTCAGAATTTTACCGAAACTATTTGTGGTGGGGCTTCCTTTAAAATTACACCAGAAAATGCTACCCACGGAATTGTTCCCCAAGGAACTACCTATAGCTGGTCGGCTCCGGTTTTCAGTACTGATGGAGCCATTGTTGGGGCCTCAGCCTCCGAAGGCTCTCAAAACAATATTACTCAGACCCTAAGCAATATTACCGAAAACCCCGTTACAGCAACCTATACGGTATACCCAAAATCGGGGCGCTGTGAAGGTCTTCCCTTTGAGGTGGTGATTACCGTAAATCCGGCAATTACAGCCAATGTGGTTACTAAAAATATGAGTTGTCACAGTACTAATGATGCTTTTTTAAGCGCCACCATCACTGTAGGTATTCCTTTTAATACAGGAGCTCCTTATAAAATTTTATGGACTGGTCCAGCGGGATACACGGCATCTACCTCGGAAATTGGCAATTTGAAAGTCGGGACATACACCCTTAGTATAGAAGATGACGGAGGTTGTTCTTATGTGGAATCTTATGAGGTTACTGAACCTGAAGTATTGGCGTTTGATGCTATTTCTTATAGAGATATAAGCTGTTTCGGGTTAAATAACGGAAGTATAGGTCTCCATATACAAGGAGGAACTACGCCGTATACCTTTCAGTGGACAAAAGACAATATACCTTTTTCTACGAGTAAAGACATTGCTAATTTGAGCCAAGGAGCGTATAAAGTGGTCGTAAGTGATTCTAATGGTTGTAGTGCAATCACCCAAGAGTTTACGATAACGGAACCTCCTTTATTAGAGGTATTCCTTGAAGACAGCACAAATATATATTGTTATGGTGCCAAAACTGGGAGTATAGCTATTGAGGCACTAGGAGGAACTCCTTTTCCTTTGGGCCCTAATACAGAACTGTATACCTATAGATGGACTGGACCCAACGGATTTAATAGTACTGATAAAAATGTATCCAATCTTGCCTCGGGCACCTATCACCTTGTAGTTACAGATCAGCAAGGCTGTATGGAAAATCTCTCGGTTACTTTAAGTCAGCCACAAGCCATTGCAGTAAAAGTCACCACTACGGATCTTAGTTGTTACGAATCCAACGATGCTTCTATTAGCTTAGACATCGATGGAGGAACTGCGCCATATGATATAAAATGGAATACGCTAGCCTCCGGTAATTTCCAAGATAATTTAGCGGCAGGAACCTATACCATCACCATCACCGATGCCCGTAATTGTAGTAAAGATATAGTCGTAGATATTCCTCAAGCGCCAATTTTCACCACTAGGCCTGTAGTAAAGGAGATATCCTGCTATGGTGCTAATAATGGAAGTATCACCCTGAATATTGTAGGAGGAGAAGCCCCCGTTAGCCTAGAATGGGATGATAATCCTACAGCAGGAAATCAGCGAAACAACTTAGGACCAGGCACGTATACGGTTAGAATAAAGGACGATAAACCTTGTGAGATTGTTAAGACATTTACATTAATAGAGCCGGGTCCCCTTGCGCTTTCTTCACAGATTATAAATGCTTTGGAATGTGATACTCCTAATAGCGGCGCTATAAACCTTATGATTACCGGAGGAACGGCACCTTTCTCTACTATATGGAGCAGCGGCGAAACTTCGGAAGACCTGAGTGCAGTGCCTCCAGGGGATTATCAGGTAAAGGTGGTAGATGCACGTGGTTGTGAAACGAGTGCCATTTTCACAATAAGTAGACCTTCTCCTTTAAAAGTAACCGTTGCAACAGAGACTACCTATGACTGTGATACTAAAATGGTCCGCCAAGATTTTATAGCAGAAGCCTCAGGAGGGGTTCCCCCCTACCAGTACAGTTGGTCTAACAGCATTGAAACGGGAGCTTACAACCAATACATGCATACCAACACCAACGGGATGGTAATCTTAGAGGTACAAGATGCCGCTGGGTGTAAGACCAACTATACTTTTGAGGTAGAAATCCCCAAATTGGGTAATGCCGGTTTTAATACTGATTCTTATGCTTACCAGACCTTTGGGCAGTATTCCATAATGGATCCCATTACTTTTAACAACCAGGCCACCGGCGATTATGAGACTATTAGTTGGGATTTTGGGGATGGGAATTATTCCAATGAAATAACCCCCACCCATAGCTATATGGCAGAAGGAAGTTATATGGTAACTCAAACTGTT
Encoded here:
- a CDS encoding PKD domain-containing protein translates to MRKTYFLSALCVIMVFNTLLFSNTFQLSDVSKLKTLFVSSNTLEASISGEASVCIDDNRPKVTITVQGGEVPYEIVYTVNGEVLTVTHHKPEYTIFVETSSLGSFTYSLVSVKDSTSPTPQTLQVDEDDVTVKITAAPQITEISFDQDVCSGEEVIFSALVDGDEPLIYFWNFGDNTTATGQNVKHTFNGLGCGQKEYTVSLTVTDQNGCAVSEQRTITVKERPEINFKDVTTYFPEQYFNNCGKISANNPNYTIGVENLTTSNCVTSYKIDWGDNSSSENVSFPMEHTYTSYGAFEMTITATGDNGCESTKTYTVKNVSNPAGGISSPGGTQNICAPTEVIEFLISNWGANSLDTEYIIDFGDGKSTTYTQRQMQNSEFYNTLDPYNSANYPVFHSYAETSCPGEYTVKITIRNACKETTGTIANILVLQTPEADFMVPTAGCTDSETILENTTSVGYGASCNKSILYTWDYGDGSPVEELFSDGATNGDGRHNYKLPGTYTVKLTADNGVCQKTEIEKEICIEAPLVPDFNIDIPLGCGPLEIQTTNTTDDNGQCQPATYEWSVEFSNDFCGNDPAIWNFTNGTDKTSKNPTFNFETAGTYTIWLTAKNSCGEFKNVKEVQVTAPPQVSINPISDSCGTTVIKPTAEVDHCSPLIDQTTYLWEFPGGNPSTSNLATPPEITYDTPGAYELSLTVTNACGSETTSEKFIINPIPALTNTTLQQEICSGNTMEAIALESSTDTTTFNWTSTATSGISGHESSGNGSEIPAATLTNSNNTVGSVIYTITPEREGCIGQPVDYSITVNPSPSINQQPIGETLCQNGPSPILEIGVANAIYPVQYQWFENDSENYLGAQPIIGAVSSTYEVPTTAVVSKYYFCEISFAQGSCDAQRSDIVMVAIQPQPVITGQPATNQELCIGGALTEALQVTYNGGEGTPLFQWFKNTNNSNSGGQKIIGATSDSYTPSVFEAVGTYYYYCEIGFDGSGCGNVTSEVASVTVVPDPVINKQPLASQTLCQDANPAPLTIDVSGGVNTSYSYQWYSNTTNSNTTGTPLNNATLSSFTPSTNVAGTVYYYCEVTQAAGAGCAINSEVAAIEVKESPIIDQQPQGSAVCVGGSPTILEVSFNNGLGSASYEWYKNSENNTTTGAVIPGATNPTYQPVASEPGTTYYYSIISLSEGGCNSITSQTAMVEVTPQPIVTSQPKAQQQLCVGGVLENPLEVAYSGGSGEATYLWYQNTENNTTNGSPIVSATVSSYEPPSFNSPGDYYLYCIITFKGSGCTSIVSEMAQVTVVPDPIIDKQPLATQTLCQDATPAPLTIEVSGGVHTSYSYQWYSNTSHSNTGGTLLNQATQSSFIPSTNVSGTAYYYCEVTQAAGAGCAVSSTVAMIQVNDAPTLTEQPLSSTLCLGETVDDLKISFANGVGTPQYQWYSNTVDSSSNGKLIAGATSASFSPNLSAVGTTYYYCELVFTSGSCAKVTSEISKISILPIPDIQNFTETICGGASFKITPENATHGIVPQGTTYSWSAPVFSTDGAIVGASASEGSQNNITQTLSNITENPVTATYTVYPKSGRCEGLPFEVVITVNPAITANVVTKNMSCHSTNDAFLSATITVGIPFNTGAPYKILWTGPAGYTASTSEIGNLKVGTYTLSIEDDGGCSYVESYEVTEPEVLAFDAISYRDISCFGLNNGSIGLHIQGGTTPYTFQWTKDNIPFSTSKDIANLSQGAYKVVVSDSNGCSAITQEFTITEPPLLEVFLEDSTNIYCYGAKTGSIAIEALGGTPFPLGPNTELYTYRWTGPNGFNSTDKNVSNLASGTYHLVVTDQQGCMENLSVTLSQPQAIAVKVTTTDLSCYESNDASISLDIDGGTAPYDIKWNTLASGNFQDNLAAGTYTITITDARNCSKDIVVDIPQAPIFTTRPVVKEISCYGANNGSITLNIVGGEAPVSLEWDDNPTAGNQRNNLGPGTYTVRIKDDKPCEIVKTFTLIEPGPLALSSQIINALECDTPNSGAINLMITGGTAPFSTIWSSGETSEDLSAVPPGDYQVKVVDARGCETSAIFTISRPSPLKVTVATETTYDCDTKMVRQDFIAEASGGVPPYQYSWSNSIETGAYNQYMHTNTNGMVILEVQDAAGCKTNYTFEVEIPKLGNAGFNTDSYAYQTFGQYSIMDPITFNNQATGDYETISWDFGDGNYSNEITPTHSYMAEGSYMVTQTVRYPLGCEEKYSTSLIIDKGYLLIIPNAFTPNNDGLNDYFRPKSKGLKEISLLIYNTWGGLVYSEFGDDIQGWDGTVRNRPTENGNYYYKVKAKTFYDKTIIKEGGFITIK